The genomic segment TTCCTGACCGCTTACTCCCCTTGCTCAAGAAAAAGGTCTTGGATTAAACAGGACTGGATGCTTATATTGTGCTTATCCAATTTCAGAAATCTTGTAGACTTGCTATAAAAGCCATAATTTGGTCATTCTTAATTTTCACAGTGTTCAAATTGTTTGTCAATCAGTCAGATGATTGGGAGGAGTTATAAAGGATTTGAACCTGTAGCTGAAAGACTGTGGGTTCATGTGGCAGATGAGGGaatgctgttgtacccttgaacaAAATTCACTGAGGTTgctaatgtaaaattaaaacacaaaaagtgtTGTCCAAAAAATGTTATCATAATAAAAGAATTGGGTAATTCTAACTCTTGCAAAACACCAGAAACAATTAAGGTATAAGCACTACAGCAACATaagataaaagaaaaagaaagatgcTTAATATTAATTACATGTGTTTATAAAAGAGGTAAAGCAGGCAGACATAACAAGAAGGAAGCCATTACTCTGTGTTTACGATAAAGAGTGATCCTTGCAGCTCTCATCAGGGAGGTTTCCAAATAAAAACCAATGAAAGTATTACAGTAACTCTTCTGAGAATAGGCCAGAGCTGTATAAAGGTTCTTGCACTTTAAGCTTCATTAGAAGATCacgttttattttaaacaggcATTtacggcaaaaaaaaaacacttaagcaCAATTTGCTATCTCCGGGTATGTACTACACAAggtaaatcatactgtatactgtacatgttattgTATGAATATTATTACAAATAATCCTGTctgttgaaaaaaatgaaattatttgatttaaatattGTATGATATTGAATTAAACCCTAAGCTAGTACATTTTACCATGATTTATCAagctattattttttaactaaatGTGAATATGGTATTGTGCTGGTAGCAAAGGGTTTTCTGTTTCACCTctttaaggttagggttagggttaagttagagtatttaaaaatgatattttaatgaatccatacagtaaataaacatccaaatattattaacattaaaataatatttaaaagcatataacattaaataaaaactccTACTTAATTACAGTAAAGCAATAATTCgtttataaaaaaattaaaataggcTCATCGTTAACTTGTCTTCTCTCCTGAAAAGTGGCAATGAAAGTgacatttactgttttaattaTTCAGGAAAGTCTGATCATTTGCAAGTGATTCTTCCTGATCCATGGCTGAAGACTTACAAGGAGCCAATTTCTCTCACACGAGGTTTATATTCATGGGATTTCCAGAGCTCTACAAGCACAGACGTCTGctcttctttccattttttatagTATATGTGGTCATTCTGGTAGGAAACTCCACAATCCTTTTTGTGATAAAAACCTGTGAGAGCCTCCATGGCCCCATGTACATTTTAATAGCTGGCATGGCCCTTGTAGATGTGATTGTCCCCACAGCCATTATTCCCAACATGCTGCTGAGCTTCTTATTTGACTGGAATGAAATTTCCTTGGTTGGCTGCCTCACTCAGATGTTTGTCATTCACTTCTTCTCGTCCTTTGAATCCACAATCCTCTTGGCCATGGCTTTGGATAGGTTTATTGCCATTTGCATTCCACTGCGCTACACTGAAATCATGAACTCGACAATCTTCAAAAAACTCAGCATCTTTGCTCTAATAAGAAGTGGATCACTGATGTGCAGCCTCATTATTCTTGCCAAACCCCTTCCTTACTGTGGATCAAATGTCATAAAACAGAGTTATTGTGAGCACATGGCTCTTGTTACTTTGGCTTGTGGTAGTATTGCCAAAAATGACGCGATGGGATTAGTGGTGGCCTACTCAATTGTTAGCTTTGATATCTtagttatttctttttcatacaTTAGGATTTTAAACGTAGTCCTAAAAGCTGCATCAACAAAGGAACGTCGGAGAGCCTTTCACACATGCGGCACTCATTTGATAGTGATGCTGTTCTTTTACCTCTCAGGTAGTGTCACTTTTTTAGCCTACAGACTCAAAATTAATATCCCTACGGACGTTCATACGTTCTTAGGAGTAATGTACTTAGTTTTCCCTGCCGGTGTCAATCCAATTATTTATGGAGTCCGAACAAAAGAAATCAGAAATGGGATTGTGAAAATCTTCACAAAGAGAAAAATTGGTTTTGTCCAGAACAATATCACTACTGTGAAACAAGCAGGCTTATTAAGGTCAATTAAAATTTAGAtttgtacattttgaaaaaaactgtGTTGTAGCATCATGTTTAATACGTATGCATTTTTACTACTTCTCAAGGAGTAAGACACTGTATTAATCAAACAAACACTATACTTTATTACAGTTTTAATTGTTAAAGCATTACCAAAGTATATTTTTACTTAAATTTGAATAATTGCTTAGGTTGATTTTGTTTAAGGATGGCAAATGTACAAACTGTATACTACTGCTCCTAAATGGTAAAACATAATTTAACTTTACCTTCAAAATAATGACTGAAACAACAAAGCATCTTATAACAAGCTATTACCCATGTCAGTGAAAAGTCGCTGTACTGATTTAAGATATTCTGGGAAAACTAAGTGTTATATTTTATAGCAGCTGTAAGAATAATATTGAAAGCAGTGGGTTTTTCCACGTCAGAATCAGCTATGAGAAAAGAATGCACAATGACAAGACAGAGAAAGGACagaatgaaaaatgttgttcttcAATTCACTAtgcatttttttcaattccagTATACTAGTAGATAACACACAAttttataaacaaaatggaTCAGTTAAGACAACAATATCAAATAATACAGATCTAAAACAGATACACAGATAAGAAAAGATGTAATATAAAGACGTTCTGCGGTACTAAAGCAATACAATACCAGGCAGAGAAATTGCAACAATTATTAAGTAGAACCTAAAGGCTGAACATGAATAGGTGGGACTTGAATGGATGCCATAGTCTTGATTTTTAAATTTCCTGAATTAAACCaaagaattaaaatataaaagattGCCAACAACAGCCTCACATACCACAATATCCATACACCACACCAGCGCTACTTAAGCTCCATGTTGTGCagagctttaagaaaaaaatccacTCCGATCTTTTCAGAGGCTTAAGTATCTTATTCCTCCATAGGGGTGAAGGAGATGATAATGAGCAGCTGCAGTATAAGAGGCAGGATAAGGAAGAAAACCGTAACTCAAAATGatgaaaaagctgtatttaaaaaaaaaaatattgctttattttgtaaataaaaatcaacTATCCAATTATgcaaaataataagaaataatggTATGTCCATTTGCAATGGAAATGATGCAATATTTCTAAATCTGTATTgtggatttttcttttatttccctCACTGTGAAAGTACAAATGTTGTTAGTAATTTGTAACAGTTGTGGAGTccttcaataaatattttttaaagacattggTCAATTGTGTCTCTGCTGGTAGTTCATAGATTTACACACTGCTGAATTTATTCATATCAATTGCCTTTACTTTCACACTGTTTATCTACCAAGATGGGTACAGAGCTACAGTTCCAGGGAATCACAAACTGTGTGTCCTTGAATATTTTATTGAGTCAGGAGACCTCATGTGATGAAATATTATTACTACAGCCTAGAAACTAAAATGCATAAACATAGTTCTGTATTTAGCACAGATAAGGATTACCATTCTTTCGTGTTTTTACTGGGTTATTGTTTGGGATACAATCTATGTGTGTGCTGTTTGTGACCAGTTCACATCAGTTCAAACCATATTTGATCAGTATAGTGCATGGGGGCCAAAGATCAAACAGTGCAGTCATTTAAATCTAAATAGCAAATTCTGGGTACCTTGAGCATgggagtttgaaagaaaatgtgcaTGATTGCAACTGGGTTTTGCCCTTGTACTCTGATTTCCAGTCTGTCTGTATCTGCTGTACCCTGGAGAGTATGAATTAGTCAGGTGGTATGAAGGTGttttctgagtgtgtgtgagactgtgtcCTGTGTGTATGACATCCTTTTTATGGGATGGTGCTACCCCAGTGGCTCAGAGCAATTAGGCCTTTATGCTGACAGACCCCATAAAGAGTATAATATCCTGGTTTTTGATAAATTTGTACATCCAATGTTTTTTCTATGTCACATTTGATTCGGTTGGTTTTCCATTATCGATAGGCTAACCAGGTATTGCTGCAGGCAAGAAGTGTCTTTAAGGGctgtgcaatgtactgtaggtagcacATCCAGGGAACACTGGAACAAAAGCAtaagaacatttgaaaatgagGGGAAGTCATTCTGCTTGTAACCTGATCGCATCTGATTTCGGAAGTTACGCAAGGCTGGTACCAGTCAATACTGGGCTGGGGCACTGCGAAAGAAAGCAAGGTAGCTCGTGTGAGTGGTGCTGGCAGAACTATAAGTGCCAAACTTCCCTTTGGACTAGATTTTCCAAAACTAATGCCCCATCATTGTGACCCAGGACACTGTGCAGTTGGAAGTGACATCCTTGGTATGAGATATAGGATCTTTGTCATTAAAGATCTCTTGAGACCTGTCAAACAAGTAAGGTGTTTCATCCAAGGTGCCTTGGCTAAATTCTACTCtgtgcttctacaggttggtcTTCCTCTAATCAGACAAGCtggggctgccagctgctgTACAGCATGTCATCCATGTGGATGAAGTGAATCAGTTGGGATGAAAAACCATATATATGAAGGATACGTATAATGGATATTTTTTTTACCccaaacacatttttctttttccatatgcactgtatatagtacatatGGAACatgatgaatgtactgtatattttctttgcagtttttgctcaTGTTTATTGTcacacaataaaatattaaagtgaTTCACTGTAAATAATATGCATACATCAGTTGTAATTCAACAAAGTGggacattattaataattttgcaaggcactgtatgtggtgtaaaaagtaaaattaaatttaaatgaatggaagaaaaaatattttgctctcATTGTGCATGTCTGCTTGTAAGCGATACAGCCGGTTGTGAAAGTCCTGTGCAACAGCAATTcccaaagaaaaacataaaaacagggaTGAATCCATTTCTCTCAAAGTGTATAGAAAGTGATCCAGGGCTTTCTAACCAGGGAGGGATTCATATGAAAGACAGGAGAATTATTGTAACTCTACTGAGAATTGGTCAGACCTTTATAAACACTCTACTGGCCTGGACTAGAAGTAATTAGCAGAAGGGTTTCGTAACAGATATTCGAatgtcaaaaaagaaaaagcgtGTCTCCAAATCACTGTATGagggtatgtacagtacaaggtaATATATATAGTTATTATGTAGTTATATctattatttaatacatttaaaatgttatttgtcaATATCAAATTCTTAACCTGTGTTTCAAGATTAGCTGGGGGGTTGTGATTATGTCATTTAcctcttttaattttcttttctgtgtgtGAAGTTGGAAAACTAGTGAAACAATACAGTATCAATTCGTAAAACTGAATATTGAACTACTATATTCTATTAACATACTACACAAACTCTTGTATAAATTAGTCTTTGTGCAAAACAGAAAGGGGACATCTATTGCCCTGATTACTTTACCCTTCTTAAGTGACTTGttgctttatttaattaaatggatTATCTTAATAAATGCATAATATTATTAAGATGCAATCATTAGTCTTCAGTGTCTTAACCTCATGGTGTATAGCATTTTTAATAAGAGTTTTAATATCTGTCTTGATTATTTCAGGAAACGATATTCAGTTAGATCCATGGCTGAAGACTTACAAGGAGCCAATTTCTCTCACACAAGGTTTATATTCATGGGATTTCCAGAGCTCTACAAGCACAGACGTCTGctcttctttccattttttatagTATATGTGGCCATTCTGGTAGGAAACTCCACAATCCTTTTTGTGATAAAAACCTGTGAGAGCCTCCATGGCCCCATGTACATTTTAATAGCTGGCATGGCCCTTGTCAATGTAATTGTCCCCACAGCCATTATTCCCAACATGCTGCTGAGCTTCTTATTTGACTGGAATGAAATTTCCTTGGTTGGCTGCCTCACTCAGATGTTTGTCATTCACTTCTTCTCCTCCGTTGAATCCACAATCCTCTTGGCCATGGCCTTGGATAGGTTTATTGCCATTTGCATTCCTTTGCGCTACAATGAAATCATGAACTCgacagtgtttttaaaactcAGCATTTTTACTGCGGTCAGGAGTGGATCAATAATGACCAGCCTCGTTATTCTGGCCCACTCCCTGTCTTTCTGTGGATCCAATATTATCAAGCAGTGTTACTGCGAGCACATGGCACTGGTTTCTTTGTCCTGTGGCAGCACTAGCAGAAATGAAACAATGGGATTGATAGTGATTATCTGTTTTGTAGGCTGTGATGTCTCGGTTATTGTCTTTTCTTATATTATGATTTTGAAAGCTGTCCTAAGAACCGCATCAGTAGAAGGGCGCTGGAAAGCGTTCCACACCTGTGGCACCCATCTGATagtgatgttgtttttttacctcACGGGCAGCGTCACGTTTTTAGCACACAATCTCAGAATCGCCATTCCAACAGATGCACACACTTTTCTGGGGATAATGTACATAGTCTTCCCTGCTGGTCTCAATCCCATTATCTATGGGGTACGAACAAAAGAGATTCGAAACGTGATTGTGAGATTGTTCAGAATGAGGCGAAAGTTGGTATTACCAGTCAATACCAATAAATTAAGATATCAGTGAATGTTTCTTGTCTTCAGAATTTCTCAATCTCTTCTCAAACTGTCAAGCTTCCcattaataatccccatctatgaattggcttcattactctgctctcctccccactgagagctggtgtgtggggagcggactggcgcactatggctgccgtcgcatcatccaggtggggctgcacactggtggtggtggaggggagtcctgcaaagcgctttgagtggagtgtccagaaaagcgctatataagcataaacaattattattatcatcattattattattatcattattattattattattattattattattattattattatttttattgttaacaAGGAAATACCTTGCAAAAATCCTGGAATATATATTAAATTTCAGTCTTTATAAGGTGCATGTGATATTGTTTTTCCTTATATATACCTCATTATATTttcttaacaaaaaaatataaaaccagTAGGAACCTGAACATTTCTCTAGTATACTCAATAAAACCATACTCTGCAAACATTGAAAAAGTAGACATTGTACACGAACAATGGGTAATAAGAGTGTGGACGATTTGTTTATAAGCACATATACAAGGGTTTAATGTACTGTTTGTGTACTGTTACTTGCACACTAATCATCCACCTTACAATCGATTTGCCTTACAATGCTGTGATGAATTTTAAGAGCTAGCAGTCACAATGGGTTATGAGAATGTGAATTAGCACTGATTTCCAACATTAGAAAACAGAACCATCTGAATATACTAATATCTATTATTCTAATTCCAAACAGCTGTCAGTACCTAGATTTTACAAATCCAGAGTGGAATTAGAAGTGTATTTAAacggttacattttttaatgatgtgttaattaataattacattaCCATAATTCATATCTCTCCAACGTTTTCAAACATTTCTAATGTGggtgaaaataataaattttaATACCCTagctatttacatttttctttgtatttgcaaAAGTTTAGTTTGTTTACTGTacgttttactttttaataaataaaatgtacccAATGATTAACTATTGTCACATcgtcttttattttcttttttaaacaaagctaGTTCTTCATCAGTGTCATGTGTCACTGTCGATGCTGgtgtcatttactgtatttagcaATGCTGTGTTTAGTGTTAAAAGCAAGCTCTGACCCATGAAGTAATGCACTGTGAAAAGAAGGTACTCATCTATGACAACAGACAGAGCTCCAATACTTGTTTTTAGAATACATCATAGTTAAATATCAAAGCATGAAcagaaaatggtcaaaattAATCTTTATATATTTGTACATCATCATTACACACCTGCAATGGAACACAatggtattttaataaatatgtgCGTCCCACTGATCAGACACAGCACATTGTGTTTTTGAAGTGGGGCCCTTTTCTGAGTTAATCGGAAAAGTGCTTTGTGATATACATGACAAACCTCAGCCTGAAGATGCACAAGTGGCAATGTGAGATGAGCTTTTTAAATTCTGGGTGTCTAATGTCTAGTGCACTAGAAAAACTAAATTACAAACATAAAGCATAATCAAGAATACCTGTTTTACAGACAGATGagattaatattgttttagtaATAGTCTAAGGAATAATAATGttgatgaaaatacatttttcattcatgAGGATTTGTTATGGATTTATACAGAGCGATTAAATACTACGTCATGTATTCAACTTCAGCCTTGCATGTGTTATTAGAAAAAGGAGTGCATGATATGTTCCAAGAAATTAACTTTTATGTTATGCAATTTATAGGCATTTTTCAGTACGTTTATCGAACACTCAGATATTCTGTTTTGGTAGCAGGACCCAGTATTTGTGAAACTAGTCATGAAAAGTATGTTAGTTGAGGCCTGTAtcacttaaattatttttctggatAATTGTCTTAATAATTCTTTaatatctgctgcacaagaTGTTACTATCACATGCATAATGCTTTACTGGGACAAAAAGTGCATGTCGTCTTGATATTTGTTTTAGCATCATTTATACCACTTGTTACAATTCCTGTGTCCATGTAAAGCACTATGCACCTAAtagtgaataataataaaatttattttatataacgccCCTAAATGTGGTTTCTCTAAGCACTTAATAATGTATTGTGTAGCAGTTATGAAGGTATTATAAATATTCAGATAAGGAATTGCcaatatttcttaaaacaaCCCTTTAGCTTTTGGTCAAATTGACAAACAATTATTTGAGCTGCAGAATTAACCTGGCTGTTGACAACTCTTTCTCAATCCTGCCCCCTGCTTTGTTCTATGTGTTCCATTTTCTCCTGCAAGTTCATTATAGTAGGATGGCAG from the Lepisosteus oculatus isolate fLepOcu1 chromosome 5, fLepOcu1.hap2, whole genome shotgun sequence genome contains:
- the LOC102690586 gene encoding olfactory receptor 52E4-like — translated: MAEDLQGANFSHTRFIFMGFPELYKHRRLLFFPFFIVYVAILVGNSTILFVIKTCESLHGPMYILIAGMALVNVIVPTAIIPNMLLSFLFDWNEISLVGCLTQMFVIHFFSSVESTILLAMALDRFIAICIPLRYNEIMNSTVFLKLSIFTAVRSGSIMTSLVILAHSLSFCGSNIIKQCYCEHMALVSLSCGSTSRNETMGLIVIICFVGCDVSVIVFSYIMILKAVLRTASVEGRWKAFHTCGTHLIVMLFFYLTGSVTFLAHNLRIAIPTDAHTFLGIMYIVFPAGLNPIIYGVRTKEIRNVIVRLFRMRRKLVLPVNTNKLRYQ
- the LOC102690384 gene encoding olfactory receptor 52E8-like gives rise to the protein MAEDLQGANFSHTRFIFMGFPELYKHRRLLFFPFFIVYVVILVGNSTILFVIKTCESLHGPMYILIAGMALVDVIVPTAIIPNMLLSFLFDWNEISLVGCLTQMFVIHFFSSFESTILLAMALDRFIAICIPLRYTEIMNSTIFKKLSIFALIRSGSLMCSLIILAKPLPYCGSNVIKQSYCEHMALVTLACGSIAKNDAMGLVVAYSIVSFDILVISFSYIRILNVVLKAASTKERRRAFHTCGTHLIVMLFFYLSGSVTFLAYRLKINIPTDVHTFLGVMYLVFPAGVNPIIYGVRTKEIRNGIVKIFTKRKIGFVQNNITTVKQAGLLRSIKI